A single Bacteroidota bacterium DNA region contains:
- a CDS encoding DUF1566 domain-containing protein translates to MKKLLKIFLRISLALVCLCLATRVFPQGAAVNLTGAPADNSAVLDVSSSNKGMLVPRVALIDTVDAVTIPQPQVSLLVYNTTTGNGLVPGYYYNSGSQTSPKWSQLMPNSANSALDMSLLKIVNLATCTDNLDAANKAYVDAQVALVGGSGGPAMPTMISDQSPAAMNFRGACDYCRTLAEGGYTDWYLPTFQQFWYVISSTNSAILNPTSNTYLWVNDPDGGGGYYIQIVNIFDGSSARESGSNSHYVRCVR, encoded by the coding sequence ATGAAAAAATTACTGAAAATATTTCTACGCATTTCATTAGCTTTGGTTTGTTTATGCTTAGCTACGAGGGTATTTCCGCAGGGGGCTGCGGTGAACCTTACAGGCGCGCCTGCCGATAATTCTGCTGTTTTAGATGTTTCATCGTCCAACAAAGGGATGCTCGTGCCGCGTGTTGCGCTGATTGATACAGTTGATGCGGTCACAATTCCACAACCGCAGGTTTCATTATTGGTATACAATACGACTACCGGAAATGGTCTGGTACCCGGTTATTATTATAATTCAGGTTCGCAGACTTCGCCCAAATGGTCGCAGCTTATGCCGAATTCTGCCAACAGTGCGCTTGATATGTCCTTACTCAAAATTGTAAATCTTGCTACCTGTACTGATAATCTTGATGCCGCCAATAAAGCTTATGTTGATGCCCAAGTCGCCCTTGTTGGCGGTTCGGGAGGTCCGGCAATGCCTACTATGATTAGCGACCAGTCGCCTGCAGCCATGAATTTTAGAGGTGCCTGCGATTATTGCCGCACTCTTGCCGAAGGTGGTTATACGGACTGGTATCTGCCTACTTTTCAACAATTTTGGTATGTTATATCTTCGACTAACAGCGCTATTCTCAATCCGACATCTAATACTTATTTATGGGTAAATGACCCTGACGGAGGTGGCGGCTATTATATCCAAATTGTGAATATTTTTGATGGGTCATCCGCCAGAGAAAGCGGCTCCAATTCTCACTATGTGCGCTGTGTAAGATAA